A genomic region of Terriglobia bacterium contains the following coding sequences:
- a CDS encoding endonuclease domain-containing protein yields MRISTQRVRELRHAQTEAERHAWHLLRDRRLGLKFRRQHPIENYVVDFYCCELRVAVELDGGVHSQPSRMRKDAAKDAYLGKLGVRVLRLPNGLVTEDPERFVRKVREAAAERVRDKDRRSK; encoded by the coding sequence GAATCAGCACCCAGCGCGTTCGCGAATTGCGGCACGCGCAGACAGAAGCCGAAAGGCACGCCTGGCATCTGCTGCGTGACCGGCGGCTGGGCCTGAAATTCAGGCGGCAGCATCCCATCGAGAATTACGTTGTCGATTTTTACTGCTGCGAACTCCGCGTGGCCGTGGAACTCGACGGAGGCGTCCACTCGCAGCCCAGCCGGATGAGAAAGGACGCGGCGAAGGATGCGTACCTTGGAAAGCTTGGTGTGCGCGTGCTCCGGCTGCCGAATGGGTTGGTGACCGAGGACCCGGAAAGATTTGTCCGTAAAGTGCGCGAAGCGGCGGCAGAGAGGGTGCGGGATAAAGACCGCCGAAGTAAGTGA